The sequence tcaagttcttggcttccctcttgaagccaagcccatccttaattgaggggtgtctaccaatcgtgtaggcacccttgcaaattttagcttatcaaaatcactcttgctagtcttaagttgagcattaagactagccaattcatcattaagtttggaaattgaaaccagGTGTTCCCTACAAgcgtcaatgtcaaaatctttacacctattacaagttgcaacaatttctacacaagatgttgacttactagctatttctaacttagcattcaaatcatcattaatgctccttaagttagaaattgtctcatggcaagaagataattcacaagaaagcatttcatttcttttaacttctagagcatgagatttttgtgcttctacaaatttatcatgttcttcatacaacaaatcctcttgcttttctaaaagcatattcttatcattcaaggcatcaatcaattcattaattttgtctaccttggttctatctaggcccttaaacaaacatgaataatctatttcatcctcatcactagattcttcctcacttgaagaagcataagtagagtttcgagtacataccttcttctcccttgccataaggcatgtgtgacgctcgttggggaagagggccgatttgttgaaggcggtggcggcgagtcccttattgtcggagtcggaagaggagcaatccgaatcccactccttgcctagatgtgcctcgccttttgccttcttatagttcttcttcttctccctcttgttcccttgttcctgatcactatcattgtcgggacagttagcaataaaatgaccaagcttaccgcatttgaagcatgagcgctttcccttggtcttggtcttgcttggctgtcccttgcgatcctttagcgccgtcttgaatcttttgatgatgagggccatctcttcatcattaagtccggctgcctcaatttgcgccaccttgctaggtagcgcctccttgctccttgttgccttgagagcaatgggttgaggctcatggattggaccattcaacacgTCGTCCACGTacttcgcctccttgatcatcattcgcccgcttacaaattttccaaggacttctttgggcgacattttggtgtacctgggattctcacgaatattattcaccaaatgaggatcaagaacggtaaaggaccttagcattaggcggacgacgtcgtgatccgtccatcgcgtgcttctgtagctccttatcttgttgataagggtcttgagccggttgtatgtttgggttggctcctcgccccttatcattgcgaatcttccaagttctccctctaccaactccatcttggtgagtaaggtgacgtcgttcccctcatgagagatcttgagggtgtcccagatctgcttggcattgtccaagccgctcaccttgtgatactcgtctctgcacaaagaggctagcaacacagtagtagcttgtgcatttttatgaatctgttcattaataaacaaagggctatccgagctatcaaatttcattccactttccacaatctcccaaatgcttggatggagagaaaacaggtgagtacgcattttgtggctccaaaatccgtagtcccctccatcaaagtgagggggcttgccaagtggaatggggaacaaatgagcatttgagctatgcggaatgcacgaataatcgaaagaaaagtttgagttaaccgtctttcgtctgtcgtagtcgtcgttgtccttttgggaagaagaggactcgtcgctgtcgtcgtagtagacgatctccttgatgcgtcttgtcttcttcttcttcccatcttttcgcttgtggcccgagcccgagtcggtaggcttgtcatctttgggctcgttgacgaaggactccttctccttatcgttgatcaccatccccttgcccttaggatccatctcttcgggcggttagtccctttcttgaagagaacagctccgataccaattgagagcacctagagggggggggggtgaataggtgatcctgtgaaacttgaaaacttaagccacaaaacttggttaatcgttagcacaataattgccaagtggctagagaggagtcaaaacacaataaccacaataaatcaatcacagagatggcacggtggttatcccgtggttcggccaagaccaacgcttgcctactccacgttgtggcgtcccaacggacgagggttgcaatcaacccttctcaagcggtccaaagacccacttgaataccacggtgttttgcttgctttttctcaatcccggttgcgaggaatctccacaacttggagtctctcgcccttacacttgaagttcacaaagaaacacggagtaagggagggaagcaacacacacaaacccacagcaaaatgtgcacacacacggccaagaatcgagctcaaaagactatctcaaagttctcactagaacggagctcgaatcactgagaatgacaaacgaatgcgcaaagactgagtgtggatgatcaagaatgctctaaggttgcttggtattctcctccatgcgcctaggggacccttttatagccccaaggcagctaggagccgttgagagcaaatctggaaggccattcttgccttctgtcgtctagcgcaccggacagtccggtgcacaccggacagtgtccggtgcccgatttctttccttctacggcgaagtcgaccgttggcagccagagagccgttggcgcaccggacagtccggtgcccccttccgaccgttggctcgaccacgtgtcgcgcgcggattttgcggccgaccgttggctcaccggacagtccggtgcacaccggacagtccggtgaattatagtcgtacgtcgccggtgaattcccgagagcagcgagttcgttcaagccagcctggcgcaccggacactgtccggtgcaccaccggacagtccggtgctcccagactcagcaaagtcttggctgctcgagccaaggcatttctagttggtcttttcctgtttccaacacttagacacaatacattagtctctaaaacaatgtactaagtctgagaaacatacctttatccttgatttgtactttgtccacctttttacatctaggcacttgtgttggacactaaaccaccaaaatacttagaaatggcccaagggcacatttccctttcacttctccCCCCAACCTCCCCCCTCGGTGAACTTTGAATTGTCTATTCTTTCCCATTTCAGCTGCAGTGTACGCATTCGATGTAGGTTATTTCTAGTCCAATTCAATTCTGTGTTCGCTTTGTCTAGTCACCGGCCAATTTATTTGCCGGCCTAGCTCTGCAGATTAATTCCATTTGACCGCTCCATGTATTTTTCATGACTTCATGTACCTACGCATTACGTCAAGGAGAGCATGGACGATCGTTTGATTTTTACCAATACTACGTGCAGGAATCTACAGGAACAATGGCTATCTGATGGTCTCCTGCAACGGCGGGCTTAACCAGATGCGAGCAGCAGTAAGCATTGTGTATCGAAATCTAAATACAACTACCACAAGTTACATCTCTGAATTTCTGCCATCATTAAGCTTTATAATAATGTGTATCAATCCGAGCGTGCATCTATCAGATTTTTTTCTCCCTTTCTGAATTCCAACCGTTGTCTGAATACTGAAAATTCAGGCCTCAAGGTTCCACCTATTTTTGTTGTTGTTGAGACAGATTTGTGACATGGTAACCATCGCAAGGTATCTGAACGTTACTCTCATCGTACCAGAGTTGGATAAAAAAAATTTATCACAATTTTTTTGTTGTGGTCCGACATCGCCTACTACCGCTGTCAGTGTGTGGCTGAAAATTTGATTTCAACTGAAGTGACAGGATTCAATCCTTTGCTACCAAACAGATAAAAATTGCTTCTCTTGATTTATTCCAGCCGTATTAATTACATGTCCGGAACAAGTGAAAGGGTCGGATCCACTGAATCCTGGCTTGTAACTGTCCCTAGTCTGGATTCATTCTTGAGCCGCCGAACAGGCCCTAACCATATATACCTCTCGGAACTATACACAGAAAACAGAAAGGAAAAATAGAGGAGGAAGGGCAGCAAAAACATTCAACAAGAAATATATTTGTGAGTTGTGACCACTGACCACACGTCCACACCCCACCAGCGGCCACCTTCGTCATCGCCATGTCTCCACCGCTCCACGTCTCGACCCTTTCCTGCTTCCTTCCTTCCTCCTTCCTTCCCGTCAGACTCGCCAAAGTGCGCCCGGGCGCGCCGAATCTCCAGACGAGATCGCACTCCGCACCTGACGCCGCCAGTGCCGGAGCCGACGGAGATAGCGGGCCTCCACCTCCGATCTAGTGGTGCGCCTCCTTACCGAGGTTCGACGAGCTTTAGCGGCAAAGAACAAAGGGCATTGGGAGACTGGGAGTGGTTAGATTGGCTCGTCTTGGAGGGATGCGATCGTAGCCGGGCCTGCACTTTTCGTGGTAAGTGGGGATTGTTTCCGTTGGCCGTGTCAATGCGCGCGGGATCGCGGTGATCTGCGCATCGCGCTCGAGCTGTGCGGAGCTGTAGTCTAGCTCGGGAGCACGAATGTCGGGTTATCTGGATTCCTCGGTTTTGGTGTTTCTTTGAGCAAGCATCCAGCGATTCCCTCGAAATCGCCTGATATTAGCCCAATAACACAGATGCATGGCCGCGTGGGCTCCATGTGACCCTAGCTTAGCATTAGGTGCATCTTGTTCGCTATTTCGGCGTATCTAGGTGACGCGCTCGATTTCTCGTTAATAATGCGGGCATCAGTGACTATTCAAACAACAGGCGTGGTGTTACAGTCATCACTCATCAGCAGTGGCGGAGCACGACCCAAAATTAAGGTATGGCAATGGTAAAGACATATCTTATAGTAAAATAAAATTTTAGTATAAAAACATCATCAAAAAGTATCTTAGATGAAGAATCCCTTGTAGATTATATGCTAAATAAGCAATTATTTTAGTTTTGTCTAGGAGACTTTGACAGCAGGCTTTGCAACTGCAGGGCAGCAGGCTTTCCAAGCAGCCGAATTTGAAAGCAGCAAAAGAAAGCAGGCGGAGCAGTGGAGCACGGGCTGCACATCCGAAGCAGGCGGAGCAAAGCAAAGCAGGCAAGCAGCCGTGGAGCAGTGGAGGTGGAGCACGGCCGTGCGGCCGCCGGCCAGCCAACGCCCAACGGGTCAACCGGACAAGCACGCGCGCACAGCAGGAAGGCAGAGGCAGCCACCAGCCAGGCAAGACCGCAGCCCGCAGGAAGCAGAAGCCAGAGACGGAGGTGGGCAGGCGGCCGCGGACGGACAGGCGGTCGGCCGGCCGGGCGAGCCGCGAGCGGACGTCTTGTGCTGCAGCGGCTGTGTTGCGGCGGCTGTGCTGTGCGGGCTGCGTGGGCTGGGCGGCTGAatacctagatttcacttttttaCTGGGCCGAGTTGAGGTATGGCGCGGGCCATACTTGGCCATAACGGGCCCTCCGCCCCTGCTCATCAGAACGGTGCAGAATCATTATCAGGTGACTTTCTAATTGTATAGGGTGTGGAAGATGAATTTGAACGACATTGATGTAACATAGTATATAGTTTCGGTCCTCACACCTATGCTTGATAGTGCTTCACGCAGAAAACTGAAGGAGGGGAGGCATCATTCCTACACATGGGACGATGTGAATGAAGTTTAGTTTCATTTAATTTCATACAATATATTGTTTTGAGAGAAAAAACAAGTAAAAATATCTTTAGAATATCAAGTCAGTGACTTATTTTTGATCTGCAGGGTTCTGAGCTAGTATGTCGTTTAATCTGGTACTAATGGGCTCACATAGTCATATATCTTGCATATTTTCTGAGCGACATACACGGAGAGAAACATTGTTTGCAATTGCATTTCATGACTTCAGAACATTAGACTTGTCTCTTTCTTTGGATAATTTATCATGACTGCAAAACTGTTTCAATGGTCATTCCATTCGCTTTTTATACATGTCTGGTTTCACGTTACATGGCTGCTTATCAAAGTTTTATTCTGTTGCCCTTTGGTTGACACAGAAACATTTGGAGAACCATACCCAACAAAATAAGCACCAGCATTTCATCCTTTGTCTCGGCATTCCAATAATAATAATGTGGAAACGTAATCCCTTTGGGGGTAAAGCACATAGTGGACTGGATGGGCGCACTATTGTTGTTAGAAGTCTGAAGATCTCAGTACGAAATGTCATTGCACAAGGAGGCTTCTCTTGTGTATATCTGGCATGTGACACAGTACATCCATCAAAGATGTATGCATTGAAGCACATTATTTGCAATGACTCAGAATCACTTGATCTTGTCATGAAGGAGATCCAGGTTATGAACCTCCTTAAAGGGCATCCTAATGTGGTCACACTTGTTGCCCATGATGTTGTTGACATGGGCCGTACAAAGGAGGCACTTCTTGTAATGGAGTTTTGTGAGAAGTCCTTGGTGAGTGCAATGGAGAGCAGAGGTAGTGGTTACTATGAGGAGAAGAAGGTGCTTTTAATTTTCAGAGATGTCTGCAATGCTGTCTTTGCCATGCATGGACAATCACTGCCAATTGCACATAGGTATGGTAGTGTTTATGCTGTTCTGTCTCACTATCCAGTTAGTTTTTTTTCCAAATTAATTGGCAATTTCTGGTAAACTAGAAAATGGGAGTTATTTTTTTCGTCTACTATATTGAGCTTGGTTCAAATTTCTATACTTTGTAGCTGGAGCTGTGGGAGGGCAAATACTGTATGTAAACAGTTATTTCTTGTACTGGTCTGCCGTATTAGGTGTGAGGGGCTAGTTTGCAGTTCCTAAAACAAGTTATCAAGTAACAAGTATGTATCAACTATGAACAAATATATCTTATGCTCAACCGTTTTGCCATATTGTTTAGGGATCTGAAAGCTGAAAATGTTCTTCTTGGATCGGATGGTGCATGGAAAATATGTGATTTTGGAAGCACATCAACTAATCATAAATGCTTTAACAAACCAGAAGAGATGGGCATTGAGGAAGATGTCATCAGGAAGCATACAACCCCAGACTACAGGGCCCCAGAGGTAAAAGAACAGATGTCTGCACGATGGATTTAAAATAAAATAACCTTGTACAGGCTCCAATGATTTCATGATGGCTTTTCAGATGTGGGATCTCTACAGAAGAGAAGTTATCAGTGAAAAAGTTGACATTTGGGTAAGTGCAAAGCATATGAACATGAGCATATGGTCTTTAGGATGTATGTCTCCGAATCTTAAGCAAACCTTTGCGTATCATGTGCTATGTTCTTCATTTAATTATTATCAGAGACAGGCAAATTAAGTTCATAAAAAGTTTAAAGGAATCTGTTTTTCATGTTAATGGGTGATCTCTAATAATGATCTGGCTCAAGTATCACATTGTATTTAACATTAATCATTGAGCTATTGGTGAAGAGTGAAGTAATTTGTAACCTCTTCTTTTTTTGGTTACCTACCACTGGCAGGCTTTGGGGTGCCTTCTATATAGAATATGCTACTTCAAGTCTGCATTTGACGGAGAATCCAAGTTGCAGGTACTCAATGGCAATTATCATATCCCTGAGCAACCCAAATATAGCATTGCTGTCACAGGGCTGATCAAAGATATGCTGGAAGCCTCACCAAATGCCAGACCAGACATCACACAGGCAAGAGCTTTGATTGATTGATCATTCATCTTCACGATACTCTAGGTTAGTCATATACTGTTGCATGTAGCCCTAGGAATCAAATAAATTGTTTTCTTTGGCTTATGCTATATGCTGTATATTTGACAGGTCTGGTTTCGTGTTAATGAGCTACTGTCGCTTGAGTTACAGAAAAGGTTACCTGATGGACCTTCACCAGCCGTTTCCTTGAGCTCGCAAGATGAAGGTGAGGTGCTAGAAGAAATTTATCTGTACAAGTATGTCACTTTATTGATAATGTGGGGTCGCTATTGATTCACAGTACTTCCTGATTTGCTTTTTAGATCGTGTGGGGCCAAATCTTTACTGATGATATTTTGTTTCTCTTGTTTGTCAATTGAAAAGTCAGCCCTTGACAACAGAAaggatgtgtgtgtgtgtgttatgCCTCTGGTTTCAGGGAGAACCTAACATTACCTAGTGACATAAATACTGTCCATGTAAAGGATTTTCGTCCAATAAGCCTGGTGCATAGTTTCGGAAAATTGATTACCAAAATTTTAGCCAACAGATTGGCCAGCAAACTTGACGAGATGGTCTCTCCAAATCAAAGTGCCTTCATCAAAGGACGTTTTATTCAAGCTAACTTCATGTTGGTGCAGCAGACATCTAGGCTCCTTCATCATCAGAAAAAGGCTTGTTTGCTTCTTAAACTGGATATCACTAAAGCTTTTGATTCGGTATCGTGGCCCTTTCTTATTGAAGTCATGAAGCAACTCGGTTTTGGACAAATTTGGAGAGATATAATTTGTGGTTTACTGGCCTACTCTTCTACTCAAGTCTTGCTTAATGGCTTTCCTGGAAAGCATAttgggtctgtttggttcagcttttttctgaccagcttttctgaaaatctggctgtggggagaatctggctttggggagaatctgagtattattacgattacgtgtggaggaatataaagttgttcataggatTCAGGATCTAGAaaatgacggattcctactattacaacgactcaaccgattatatgtttatgttgattttggatggtttttgccccaacgaattttatagaagctgtctgaaaagctgagcgtttggcagtccgcagcagcttttggtggccagaaactgccagaagccgaaacaaacagggccgtTATACACAGAAGAGGGCTCAGCCAGGGAGATCCCCTCTCCCCGATGTTATTTATTTTGGTGATGGACATTCTGGGCCTTCTCTTTTCTAGGGCTGAAGAAGTAGGGCTGCTACAACAATTGTCAGGAAGGACTAAATTTCATAGGATCTCTTTGTATGTCGATGATGTCCTCTTTCTGCACCCCACTGCAGTGGATATTTCCATTACCATGAATCTCTTGGATTTATTTGGTAAAGCTTCAGAGCTCCATAATAATGAGCAGAAATCCAATGTGTTCCCGATCCAGTGCTCCGAGGATGATCTAATGGTGGTTCAGAACTTGTTACCTTGTGAGAGGTTTGATTTCCCTTGCAGATATCTTGGAATCCCTCTCTCCCTTCGCAAATTGTCCAAAGAACAGTTTCAACCTTTCATCGATAGGTTTGCTGACTGCCTGCCAAGCTGGAAAGCAGACCTTATGACAAGGGCCGGGACAAAAGTTATGGTGCAGCATGTGCTTACAGGTATGTTTGTCTACTTAACAATGGCCATTGATATTCCTCCTTGGGCTTTACATGCTATTGACAAGATCCGAAGGGGATTTCTTTAGAGAGGTCGCAAAGATGCCAAAGGTGGACGTTGCTTGATAGCCTGGGGAAGGGTTGTCGGCCTCTACATTTAGGAGGAATTGGAATTTCTAGCTTAAAGGAGTTGTGTTGGGCCCTTCGCATGAGATGGCTTTGGTTGCATAAATCTGATCCAGGACGTTCTTAGGCAAACCTCCCTTTCCAAGTTCCAAGAAAGGCAAAGGCTTTTTTCGACACTGTTCTGATTTCAGAAGTGGGGAATGGAACCCGCACTCTGTTCTGGACAGACAAGTGGCTCTTGGGTCAGAGAGTAAGTGATCTGGCTCCTAGGTTGTTTGCAATTATACCAAAAAGAACTGTAAAGTGTAAACAATAGATCTATGCTAGAGGCTTTAACCGATAGAAAATGGATATTTGACATCAAAGGGGCTCTTTCAGTTGGAGCCATAGTGGACTACTTGCAGCTATGAGATTTGCTATCAGAAGTGGTGCTACAACCTGAAGTAGACCATAAACATATTTTCAGTTTAGCTAGAGACGGCAAATACTCGTCCAAAACAACATATGAAGGTTTCTTTACAGGTTCTTTACGGTTTTGGCCATTATCCTCTGGTATGGGAAACTTGCCCCCCCCCCTCCAAAGTGCCGTTTCTCTTCCTTTGGCTGGTTGCCCACAGGAGATGTTGGTCTGCGGACTGACTTGCTAAGAGAGGGATGGATCACTCGACAAGATGCCTCTTATGTGACCAGGAAGAAGAAAccctggaccatctccttgtctCTTGTGTGTTTACAAGAGAGTTTTGGTTTCATCTTCTGAGACCTTTTGGCTTGGAAAGCCTGGCTCCACAACCAGGGATGCCTTCGTTCATGAATTGGTGGGAGCAGATCTCAGGAGTCACGGCTGGTTTACTTGGAAAAGGCCTCAACTCTTTAATTGCCTTGGGAGCCTGGACAATTTGGAAGCTTCGAAACAGATGTGTATTCGATGGATGGACTCTAAGTTTGGCCTTATCTCTTAGGTTAGCAGGGAAGGAGAGATTGTTTTGGGAGGTGGCAGGGGCTAAAGGGCTTTCTTACCTTGCTGCCCTCCTTTTCTAGATATAACATCCTTTGAGTGGTTGTGTGTGTCTGATGGATTATTTCAGTTTTTTGTGTTTTTGGCCTCCGTAAGGAGACCTTTGTATTTGGACTTCTCAAGCCTTTTTTCCTGTCTTTTTCTTAATATAATTAGGCGCAGTTCTCTTGTgttttcggggaaaaagttatagaAGAATTTGACATGTAACAATGGAAATTGGTGCATCTTTGATAGATGAATGCAGCAGGGTTCGATGCTATGCATTATGTTCATTTTCCTGGGTTAGTGGGCTTTGACAAGAATTCTGTGTGTACTTTCATTAGTTGTTTCTTAATTATCCTGTTTAAATATTTATTGTTTATGTGTCCTGGCCTCCAATTTTGATAATTACTACTAACATACTCTAACACCCTACTGTAACTAGTGGCAGAGCTCTCGCCTCTTGGCAAGGTGGGGCCATTACCATACCTTGAGTTTCTTCCGTACCTACTGTAATATGCTGTTTCATTTGCTAACTATGCTATAAATCATGCTACATTGTTCTGTTTGACTGTCTACGCCATACCTCAATTCCCACCTGTCCTCTGCTACTGCCTGAAATATCCTTTTTTAGGGTTAGTTTGGGAACCCCCATTTTTTGAAGGGATTTTCATTTTTCCaaagaaaaatgaactaattttctttgggaaaatgtggttcccaaactagcccttagggtCTGTTTTGAAAACGGGATCCCCCCTGTTCCTGTGTTTTTTCATATGAAATTGAACTAATTCCTGTGAAATTTCTATGAAAATCGCCACCAACCTATCATTCTTACCTTCTTCTGTCATGTCTCTAATCTGCATGTAGCGTTCTGTAAGGAGCATCTAAATATTTTGGCCTTGTTTATGTTCCTTATGTTCTCAGCAAGCAATGTGTAAACGATGACGAGGTCATTTCACTGATGTGTTTTTGGACATCACTGTCCAAATGATGTTTATTGGCTGATCATCTTTTTTACTTGTGTAGGTGCTCATAAAAGAACACCTGTGATGCCTAGAAGGAACCCTCCACCTCCAAGAGAGCAATCTAATAGTTTTTTACCGCATGGAAGCTCAAAGGCAGGAGATGCACCTTTAGGTGCATTTTGGGCGACACAGCATGCACAAGGTGCTCAAGCTGTAGTTAATAGGAACCCTTTGTTTGATGGGGAGTCAATTAAGGCACCACTGTCATCAAAGCAGAACCAAAGCTGGGTGGACACCAGCATCAGTATTCCTGGCAATAGGCATGATCATTCTGGTCAGATGTCACTGACAAGTAAAGCACAAAATAACTCTTTGTCCAATAATGGTTTCAGAGGTCTCTCTGACACGGAGATACAAAATTCTGGGAAAAGTAGAGCACAACAACCTCAACCCGAGCCAAAATGTGAGAAAGACCCATTTAATAGCTTTGTTGCAGATTTTGACACTCACAATCTCAACATTGCCGTTGGTAAGGCATCCGAACTTGAACTTGAAGTGTCCAATCTGAAGGAGCAGTTGAAGAAAACCACATTAGAAAAGGCTGAGATGACAGCCAAGCATCTCCTCATCGTCAGGAGATCCAAGAGCTGAAGCTCACTCTTGCCGAGCCAACACCTCCCTCAAACAAAGTCAGCTCAAGGACACAAGATTCTGGATCTCAGGTGATTTATCTACATATGTCTAATACAACATATTCACTCTCCTGAAGTTTATTAGCATCTTACATAGTATTTATAATCCATGCAGCGAAAGGAAAAGATCCAAGGTACTGTGTGGGAGCTTGAACAAGGGATGCTTGCTAGCAACTCCTCATCAGCCAGTTCTGATGCCAAAACATGGCAGGCTTTCCCTGACACAAAGACTCAGGCCCGACCAAAGGTCGATCATGCAACTAATGGGAGCCAAAACATAACCAAGAACACAACGTCAGGTGCTTCCCCCGATGCGTGGGGTTTTGGTACTGATAATTTCAGAACACCAGCAACAGCATTAAGCGCTACCACACAGATCAACAGGGCAGCTGCCCAACGGAGCTCATCCCAAAGATTTAACGCTGGTGTGGCCAAGGT is a genomic window of Zea mays cultivar B73 chromosome 5, Zm-B73-REFERENCE-NAM-5.0, whole genome shotgun sequence containing:
- the LOC100274255 gene encoding uncharacterized protein LOC100274255 yields the protein MRASVTIQTTGVVLQSSLISSGGARPKIKGSRLSKQPNLKAAKESRRSSGARAAHPKQAEQSKAGKQPWSSGGGARPCGRRPANAQRVNRTSTRAQQEGRGSHQPGKTAARRKQKPETEVGRRPRTDRRSAGRASRERTSCAAAAVLRRLCCAGCVGWAAEYLDFTFLLGRVEVWRGPYLAITGPPPLLIRTVQNHYQKHLENHTQQNKHQHFILCLGIPIIIMWKRNPFGGKAHSGLDGRTIVVRSLKISVRNVIAQGGFSCVYLACDTVHPSKMYALKHIICNDSESLDLVMKEIQVMNLLKGHPNVVTLVAHDVVDMGRTKEALLVMEFCEKSLVSAMESRGSGYYEEKKVLLIFRDVCNAVFAMHGQSLPIAHRDLKAENVLLGSDGAWKICDFGSTSTNHKCFNKPEEMGIEEDVIRKHTTPDYRAPEMWDLYRREVISEKVDIWALGCLLYRICYFKSAFDGESKLQVLNGNYHIPEQPKYSIAVTGLIKDMLEASPNARPDITQVWFRVNELLSLELQKRLPDGPSPAVSLSSQDEGAHKRTPVMPRRNPPPPREQSNSFLPHGSSKAGDAPLGAFWATQHAQGAQAVVNRNPLFDGESIKAPLSSKQNQSWVDTSISIPGNRHDHSGQMSLTSKAQNNSLSNNGFRGLSDTEIQNSGKSRAQQPQPEPKCEKDPFNSFVADFDTHNLNIAVGKASELELEVSNLKEQLKKTTLEKAEMTAKHLLIVRRSKS